The Fimbriimonas ginsengisoli Gsoil 348 genome window below encodes:
- a CDS encoding helix-turn-helix transcriptional regulator: MIESFELIFVREGTLHLQELGRPFSVEPGQTLILFPNREHGGTAPYPPELAYYWIHFSVVSGQSGGNPLDIPQHHSIARPDNLVTLFHRFLEEQEAGTLGETAADLMLLQMLTEVVATPVAEDLPETAAAVLANRADAYIRTHFHEEISTTSVADRLGCSADYLGRAFRSVYGISIVDAIHRRRMHHARLLLMAGEQNIDEVSRACGFVDCGYFRRIFKRHEGMTPLRYQRLHVRAHVNTE, encoded by the coding sequence GTGATCGAATCGTTCGAATTGATCTTTGTGCGAGAGGGGACGCTTCATTTGCAAGAACTAGGACGGCCGTTTAGCGTCGAGCCCGGGCAAACGCTGATCCTCTTCCCAAACCGGGAACACGGCGGCACTGCGCCCTATCCCCCGGAGTTGGCGTACTACTGGATCCACTTTTCCGTGGTGAGCGGCCAATCTGGAGGAAATCCGCTCGACATTCCCCAGCATCATTCGATCGCCCGCCCCGACAATCTCGTGACTCTTTTCCATCGATTTCTAGAGGAGCAAGAGGCCGGGACGTTGGGAGAGACGGCGGCCGATCTGATGCTCCTTCAAATGCTCACGGAAGTCGTAGCGACTCCGGTCGCGGAGGATCTGCCCGAGACGGCCGCCGCCGTATTGGCGAACCGGGCCGATGCGTATATCCGCACCCACTTCCACGAGGAGATCAGCACCACGAGCGTGGCCGACCGCCTGGGATGCAGCGCGGATTACCTGGGACGAGCCTTCCGAAGCGTATACGGAATAAGCATCGTCGACGCCATCCACCGTCGGCGCATGCACCACGCTCGATTACTCCTAATGGCCGGTGAGCAAAACATCGATGAAGTCTCACGCGCCTGCGGATTCGTCGATTGCGGCTACTTCCGCCGGATATTCAAGCGCCACGAGGGAATGACCCCGCTGCGTTATCAACGCCTGCACGTTCGAGCGCATGTGAATACGGAATAG
- a CDS encoding dienelactone hydrolase family protein — MLTTLLLAIAISPQSGASCCDPMSSFAADPAFVAAHLAPLPMRFAARAGKNVSFRTSDGKTALGFYVPPARKGAPGIVMVHEWWGLNDYIRREAERLHDELGYGVLAVDLYEGKVATTPQEAGKLMQAVRPDRAKAIVHGAVNALKDGELGNRFAKVGSIGWCFGGGWSLQAAIQGGPAVKACVMYYGMPDTDPADLKRLKAPVLLVWATRDGWINKGVVDGFKTAMANAKKPLTVLPFDADHGFANPSNPKYDKVSGDKAWQATISFYKTHLGK; from the coding sequence ATGCTGACCACACTGCTTCTCGCAATTGCGATCTCTCCCCAGTCGGGGGCTTCCTGCTGCGATCCAATGTCTTCCTTTGCCGCCGATCCGGCATTCGTCGCCGCCCACTTGGCGCCGCTGCCGATGCGGTTCGCCGCTCGGGCCGGGAAGAACGTCTCGTTCCGAACCTCCGACGGCAAAACCGCCCTCGGCTTCTATGTTCCGCCCGCGCGCAAGGGAGCGCCGGGAATCGTCATGGTCCACGAATGGTGGGGGCTGAACGATTACATCCGACGTGAAGCCGAGCGGCTCCACGACGAATTGGGCTACGGCGTCCTCGCCGTGGACCTTTACGAAGGAAAGGTCGCGACCACGCCGCAAGAGGCCGGAAAGCTGATGCAAGCCGTGCGGCCAGACCGGGCCAAGGCGATCGTCCACGGTGCGGTAAACGCACTCAAGGACGGCGAGCTTGGGAACCGGTTCGCTAAGGTCGGCTCGATCGGCTGGTGCTTCGGCGGCGGCTGGTCTCTGCAAGCCGCCATCCAAGGCGGCCCCGCCGTTAAGGCGTGCGTGATGTACTACGGCATGCCCGACACCGACCCGGCCGACCTGAAACGCCTGAAGGCGCCTGTTCTGCTGGTCTGGGCAACTCGAGACGGGTGGATCAACAAGGGAGTGGTCGACGGCTTCAAAACCGCGATGGCCAACGCCAAAAAACCGCTCACCGTCCTCCCGTTCGACGCCGACCACGGTTTCGCAAACCCTAGCAATCCCAAATACGACAAGGTTTCCGGCGACAAGGCTTGGCAGGCGACGATCAGCTTTTACAAAACCCACCTAGGAAAATGA
- a CDS encoding alpha/beta fold hydrolase — translation MARVLEIRSDAGIDEGRFVRIGGIDQWIQVRGEDRGNPVLLVLHGGPGVSYVPFASAFRSWEKDFTVVHWDQRGAGKTFGRNGKSGSGEMSIDRMVEDGVEVAEWVCRHLKQSKVVLFCHSWGTILGLPMVQRRPDLFHAYVGTGQVVAMAKSEPISYDLLLEQAREGCNDKAVRALEQLGRPPYPNMRTWMMKQRLIMLTSPPPKSGKLPDIFTSAVFTPGYPLRDAYHWMVAFNFSLSHLYESFMSYDAAELPPTFQTPILIFQGADDIQAPTATVEEYFATIEAPQKLLVKFPEEGHTAVLSNPDLFLQELRRHVCPLISASVSFS, via the coding sequence ATGGCTCGGGTGCTGGAGATCCGCTCAGATGCCGGGATCGACGAAGGTCGCTTTGTCAGAATCGGCGGGATCGATCAGTGGATTCAAGTCCGGGGTGAAGACCGCGGGAATCCGGTTCTACTCGTGCTTCACGGCGGCCCCGGCGTCTCCTACGTTCCGTTCGCGAGCGCCTTTCGAAGTTGGGAGAAAGACTTCACCGTGGTCCACTGGGATCAGCGAGGGGCGGGAAAGACGTTCGGTCGCAATGGCAAATCGGGGAGCGGCGAGATGTCGATCGACCGAATGGTGGAGGACGGCGTCGAGGTGGCCGAATGGGTTTGTCGGCATCTGAAACAGTCTAAAGTGGTCCTCTTCTGCCACTCGTGGGGCACCATTCTCGGGCTGCCCATGGTTCAGCGCCGTCCCGATCTCTTCCACGCCTATGTGGGAACCGGGCAGGTTGTTGCCATGGCCAAGAGCGAGCCGATTTCCTACGACCTCCTCCTCGAGCAGGCCCGCGAGGGATGCAACGACAAGGCCGTTCGAGCCCTCGAGCAACTTGGTCGCCCACCTTATCCGAACATGAGGACTTGGATGATGAAACAGCGCTTGATCATGCTCACCTCGCCCCCGCCCAAGTCCGGGAAACTGCCCGATATCTTCACCTCGGCCGTTTTCACTCCGGGCTACCCGTTACGGGACGCGTACCACTGGATGGTTGCTTTCAACTTCTCGTTGTCCCACCTGTACGAATCGTTTATGTCGTACGACGCGGCCGAGCTACCGCCTACTTTTCAAACACCAATTCTCATCTTCCAAGGCGCCGACGATATCCAGGCTCCCACGGCGACGGTAGAGGAGTACTTCGCCACGATTGAAGCACCACAAAAGCTCCTGGTCAAATTTCCTGAGGAGGGGCACACGGCCGTGCTGTCCAACCCCGACCTCTTTCTTCAGGAGCTCCGGCGGCACGTGTGCCCGCTTATCTCAGCCTCGGTTTCATTTTCCTAG
- a CDS encoding prepilin-type N-terminal cleavage/methylation domain-containing protein, giving the protein MYRNRPVSKQNIQGFTLIELLVVIAIIAILAAILFPVFAQAKNAAKKTASLSNMKQIGLGLRMYWDESDGMSIVDVNWDLYLPGSPSNGGTPYTTSVGPVTWSGLIQPYIKSEGLFRAPGHTLAPEGGWTRLPQNTDLEYANKSYGISVYGVVVSTALQTGGPIVPWQVDSHKNPSERIVVYEVKNNTGGPGGDNAWWVAGANRQDPEYQRLAFRYNDGMNTLRLDSSAKYRAQNDLDGVFRATRARGPGDCKYKYYREIYYPWSADMSCQD; this is encoded by the coding sequence ATGTACCGCAATCGTCCCGTTTCAAAGCAGAACATTCAGGGATTCACGCTCATCGAGCTTCTCGTCGTCATCGCGATCATCGCGATTTTAGCCGCCATCCTTTTCCCCGTCTTCGCGCAGGCGAAGAATGCCGCCAAAAAGACCGCCAGCCTCAGCAACATGAAGCAGATCGGCCTCGGCTTGCGCATGTACTGGGATGAGAGCGATGGAATGTCGATCGTCGACGTGAACTGGGACCTCTATCTTCCGGGATCTCCCTCCAATGGAGGAACGCCCTACACCACAAGCGTCGGGCCGGTTACCTGGTCTGGCCTAATCCAGCCTTACATCAAGAGCGAAGGGCTGTTTCGCGCTCCCGGCCACACGCTGGCGCCCGAGGGGGGGTGGACCCGCCTTCCCCAGAACACCGACCTAGAGTACGCGAACAAGAGCTACGGCATTTCCGTTTACGGCGTCGTTGTAAGCACCGCCCTGCAGACCGGCGGCCCGATCGTCCCTTGGCAGGTGGACTCGCACAAGAATCCATCAGAGCGGATCGTGGTTTACGAGGTTAAGAACAACACTGGCGGCCCCGGCGGCGACAATGCCTGGTGGGTGGCGGGCGCCAACCGCCAAGACCCCGAGTATCAGCGCCTGGCGTTCCGATACAACGACGGCATGAATACGTTGCGCCTGGACTCCAGCGCGAAGTACCGAGCTCAGAACGACCTCGACGGAGTCTTCCGCGCAACCCGGGCGAGAGGACCCGGCGACTGCAAATACAAGTACTACAGAGAGATCTACTACCCGTGGTCGGCGGATATGTCTTGTCAAGACTAA
- a CDS encoding response regulator — protein MPERRWILLAEDNDDDASLVSRGFRGFSDRAELVRARDGIEAIEIMASRAESPPAVALLDLKMPRMGGIEVLNFMRRHTRLSCVPVVVLTSSDEPGDVRAAQEGGCTAYLTKPVDFESYMTLVDATMRFWLSSRTT, from the coding sequence GTGCCCGAACGACGCTGGATCCTGCTTGCGGAGGATAACGACGACGACGCAAGCCTCGTATCTCGTGGCTTTCGCGGATTCTCCGACCGGGCGGAGCTCGTGCGCGCGCGCGATGGCATCGAGGCGATCGAGATCATGGCTTCGCGGGCGGAGAGTCCTCCCGCTGTGGCTTTACTCGACTTAAAAATGCCTCGGATGGGGGGCATCGAGGTGCTCAATTTCATGCGCCGGCACACTCGGCTCTCTTGCGTGCCGGTCGTCGTCCTTACTTCTTCCGACGAGCCGGGGGACGTTCGAGCGGCTCAAGAGGGCGGCTGCACCGCCTACCTCACCAAGCCGGTCGACTTTGAGAGCTATATGACGCTCGTCGACGCCACGATGCGTTTCTGGCTCTCTTCCCGGACGACGTAG
- the tyrS gene encoding tyrosine--tRNA ligase, with product MTIDEQLAILRRGTTEIISEADLRKKLEKGVPLRVKLGVDPTAKSVTLGWAVVLRKLRDFQRLGHQAVLVIGDFTAQIGDPSGKNKTRPQLTREDVQANVDAVLNQIDMILDRSKTEIVFNKDWLGKMTFEDVIKLCSRYTVARILERDDFTKRLAEQRPIAMHEILYPLCQGMDSVEIVADVEIGGNDQKFNNLVGRTLMEQYGQEAQVVVLCPLLVGLDGKEKMSQSLGNFIGVRDTPNDMFGKTMSIPDDIISNYFELATDVPMLEVHEMLAPGKNPRDAKVHLAKEIVRAYHGDEAAEAAEQYFIDTFSKRQQPVEAEEAAIPPEAIEDGHVAVPAMLVALGMAKSNGAAKDLVKAGAVSVDGEKLLDLRVPAEAIRGKVLKVGKHQFKRLS from the coding sequence ATGACGATCGACGAACAGCTTGCCATCCTCCGCCGTGGAACGACCGAAATCATCTCGGAGGCCGACCTACGGAAGAAGCTCGAGAAGGGGGTACCGCTCCGGGTAAAGCTCGGAGTCGATCCCACCGCGAAGAGCGTCACCCTAGGTTGGGCGGTAGTGCTCCGTAAGCTGCGCGACTTCCAGCGCCTAGGGCACCAGGCGGTGCTCGTGATCGGCGACTTCACCGCCCAAATCGGCGACCCGAGCGGTAAGAACAAGACCCGGCCCCAACTGACCCGGGAAGACGTGCAGGCGAACGTCGACGCGGTCTTGAATCAGATCGATATGATCCTGGATCGTTCTAAAACCGAGATCGTATTCAACAAAGATTGGCTGGGCAAGATGACTTTCGAAGACGTCATCAAGCTTTGCAGCCGCTACACCGTCGCGCGCATTCTCGAGCGAGACGACTTCACGAAACGGTTGGCCGAGCAGCGCCCGATCGCCATGCACGAGATTCTCTACCCGCTCTGTCAGGGAATGGACTCAGTGGAGATCGTCGCCGACGTCGAGATCGGCGGGAACGACCAGAAATTCAACAACCTCGTGGGGCGTACGCTGATGGAACAGTACGGCCAAGAAGCCCAAGTCGTGGTGCTCTGCCCCCTCCTGGTCGGACTGGACGGCAAAGAGAAGATGAGCCAGTCGCTCGGAAACTTCATCGGCGTCCGCGATACGCCGAACGACATGTTCGGCAAAACGATGTCGATCCCGGACGACATCATCTCAAACTATTTCGAGCTCGCCACCGACGTCCCGATGTTGGAGGTGCATGAGATGTTAGCGCCGGGGAAAAATCCTCGAGACGCCAAGGTCCACCTCGCGAAAGAGATCGTTCGCGCCTATCACGGCGACGAGGCCGCGGAAGCTGCGGAGCAATATTTCATCGACACCTTCTCGAAGCGTCAACAGCCCGTCGAAGCCGAAGAAGCTGCCATTCCGCCCGAAGCGATCGAAGATGGCCACGTCGCCGTTCCCGCGATGCTTGTCGCACTCGGAATGGCCAAGAGCAATGGCGCGGCGAAGGATCTGGTGAAGGCGGGAGCGGTATCGGTAGACGGTGAAAAGCTGCTCGATCTCCGAGTGCCGGCGGAGGCGATTCGAGGAAAGGTCCTGAAAGTGGGCAAGCACCAATTCAAACGCCTGTCATAG
- a CDS encoding hydrolase, with amino-acid sequence MTELDPKATALVLIDLQQGIVATATEPHPAALVVENAARLARRFREIGSPVVIVHVGFRDDGDRLNPPVDQPAPGGPTPENWAEIVPELGPEATDLVIMKRQWGAFYGTDLDLQLRRRGIRTIVLGGIATNFGVESTARNAYEHGYSLILVEDATSSRSADAHRFTFENIFPRIGRVRSTEQVLDMLGIDG; translated from the coding sequence ATGACGGAACTCGATCCCAAAGCCACCGCCCTTGTCCTGATCGACCTTCAACAAGGGATCGTTGCGACCGCGACCGAGCCCCATCCGGCGGCTTTGGTGGTCGAAAACGCCGCCCGTTTGGCGCGCCGGTTCCGGGAGATCGGATCGCCGGTTGTCATCGTCCATGTCGGATTCCGTGACGATGGCGATCGCTTGAACCCACCGGTGGATCAGCCGGCCCCGGGCGGGCCTACGCCGGAGAATTGGGCGGAGATCGTTCCCGAACTTGGCCCGGAGGCGACGGATCTGGTGATCATGAAGCGACAGTGGGGCGCGTTCTACGGCACCGATCTCGATCTCCAGTTACGCCGCCGGGGAATTCGCACGATCGTGCTCGGCGGAATCGCGACGAATTTCGGGGTGGAGTCGACGGCGCGCAACGCCTACGAGCACGGTTATTCGCTGATCCTCGTCGAGGACGCTACGAGTAGCCGTAGCGCCGACGCTCATCGCTTTACCTTCGAAAACATCTTCCCCCGGATCGGGCGAGTGCGTTCGACCGAGCAAGTCCTCGACATGTTAGGCATAGACGGGTAG
- a CDS encoding TetR/AcrR family transcriptional regulator: MVANSFAKERRGDKRERTRARLIEVASEVVGEKGFDRTTLEEIAQRAGMTRGAIYGNFKNREEIFLAVAEAQWEPIVPQLVRGAPLRENMRRFAEAVIAAADRRRARAVGAASFQIYALTHPEMQARMAKGNAEIYRWAEEQLLQFVPASELPTSPSHFVKIVHALTEGILSIRSLTPELMTDETIMAAFEALA; the protein is encoded by the coding sequence ATGGTTGCAAATTCCTTCGCGAAAGAACGCCGAGGCGATAAGCGTGAGCGGACGCGGGCTCGGCTGATCGAGGTTGCCTCCGAGGTCGTGGGGGAGAAGGGTTTCGACCGAACGACTTTGGAAGAGATCGCCCAGCGTGCCGGCATGACGCGCGGCGCCATCTACGGCAACTTCAAGAACCGCGAGGAAATCTTTCTCGCGGTGGCCGAAGCCCAGTGGGAGCCGATCGTGCCGCAGCTTGTCCGAGGGGCGCCACTTCGGGAGAACATGCGGCGGTTCGCGGAAGCCGTCATCGCCGCCGCCGATCGCCGCCGCGCTCGCGCCGTGGGCGCGGCGTCTTTTCAAATCTACGCGTTGACCCATCCCGAGATGCAGGCCCGCATGGCAAAGGGAAACGCTGAGATTTACCGGTGGGCGGAGGAGCAGCTACTACAGTTCGTCCCGGCGAGCGAGTTGCCGACGTCGCCAAGCCACTTCGTCAAAATCGTTCATGCGCTGACCGAAGGGATTCTCTCGATTCGTTCGTTAACGCCGGAGCTGATGACGGACGAGACCATCATGGCCGCGTTCGAAGCCCTCGCCTGA